CATTTGCTATGACATATGCAGGAAGGTGGACCGCAGAAGCTGAACGGGTGATTGAACCCAACTTCTTGATCAACTCCTTGAACGTGTATTCTTCAGGAAGCATGTCGAAAAGATCATCTCCCTGACAAATGATCTTTTGAATCCTCGGATAGCTCATATAATCCTTCCTTCTGACTCGGTCTGCATGGCTGTAAGCAGTCATCTTAAATATAAACTCTCGGATACTCCGGAAGCAAAAGCTACAATGCCATCCTGCATCAGACAATAAAAGGTTGGTTTGGCGTGAGTGCCGATAAAGGGTCTTCGGACCATAAATGTGAGCAGTGGCTCGCCAACTGCTGTAGTCCACCGGGAACTCAAAAGAATACATGTAATGCCTTAATTCCAGATGCATTACAGGTGGAATCCCATCACACCACTTCAACAGTTTCAAAGTATGTGGGCTTGGAATCTCATCAGTGTCAGACATTATCAATAAGTCCCCATATGAAATTCCAGACCGGCGAAGCAACCCATTCATAGCCACCCGTTGCTCGGACTCAAGCTTAAATGGGTCTTCATGTGATCCACGATTAGCAACTCGACCAGGAAATGTATCATGGGCAATCTTCCCTTCAGCAAAAGCATATCGAGCACGGTTCGAAGCAAAAAAAAGAGGTTTCGGAATGCCTGTGAATGTGGTATTAGACTCAAGAATCACAAATTTAGTGACATATGGGTAGAGCTCACGCCACCTTATTTCCAGTGTATCTAGCTCATTGCTGAAAATTACAGCATCATACACCTGCCGAGGCTGGGGGAGAATGGACCAGCCATGAAGGCGACACAGATGCTCCATTGACACATTCTCTGCATAATAGTGAGGTATGTGTTGGAAGGAGGCTGGTGGTTTGTCCCAAAGTGGACGGAGAAAGTACGATATTTTCTGGCCATAAGTGAATACCCCGAGTAGACAGATAGGAACAATGATCAGAAGTAGGAGAAAGAGTATCTTTGGCGGTGTTCGTCTAGACGTGGGGCGGTGGGGTCGTGCGGCCATTCTTTGTAGGATCATGGTAAGAATCTAACAGTAACATCTTCAGTACGATCAATTAAAATACTTGAGCAGTGCGGGAGCCTGGGGAATGGGACGAGTAAACTCCCCTGGGCCAGAAAAATAACAGATGAAGCTCCATGGGATGGTACTAGATAACCTGAAAAAATTTGTATGGTCATTAGTTAAAACGGCCAGAACATACATTTTGCTCTAAATATAACAAACGAAAAAAGAATTGGAGCTCGGAAATCAGGTCTCCAAACGTCTAGCACAAGCCAAGCAATATCAACAACAGCAATTCCAAATATATGTTTTGCATTGAGGAATTATAAATGGACTATTTACACATTGAAAATCAAGTTGTTTCAGACCCATTATAGTATGAGCTATTGCTTCACGAGCTCACTGGATCATAAAATTAGTAGAAACCAATGGCCGAAAATTCTTTGCAAATCAGTCAAGAAGACGAATGCAATATTAGGCTAGTCCAACTTGATCCACGTAATATAGAAAGGTAACAAGAATTACCCCTCTTTGGTGCATGGCCTTATTTAAGTATGAGCTTTAGTTGGTCTTCCTATACCCTATATGAACTTCATTCTTTGATGTGTAACATTTCTTAAGCAGCTACTTCATCCAGCTTTAATGCAGGGAAATAATGGCAAGAAGTCACAATGATGTTTGAGGATAATAGTAGAAAGCTCTCTAATAAGACTTGGCAGCCATTAGGAATTCGATAACATTTGTAAACTTAAGTCTTTGGAGTGTAAGTGCCAGCCCTTTTCTGAAAATGATGTTAATGATCCGTGCTCCTGCAACCTGAGATTATCCTTGTGTCGGTGTCAAGTCATAATGCACTGTCAAtgtttttggtttctttctttcttttttctcatctcAGTCAATTGCAAGTAATGCCTTTTTTAACACATCCACCAAAGTACAATAGAACTTTTTCAGCAGACCTGAAACTCTACTGAATTTGCCTTCACTTTAGCACTTGATCCTGAGGCTTACCTCACCAGTTTGTGATCTTGCATAAAGTACTACAGTTCAAGAGCAAGATAAGCTCATCAGAGACCGCAACTGGTGCAGAAGAGAGGCATCCACCAATTAaagtgaaaattcaaaaaattgttaGTCTCAACCAACACTGTTCCATGGTCAGTCAACTTATGATGAAAAATCCTCCCAACAAAGCCTTTACACAATATAGGAGTCTTATCTGTTTATAATCGGTTTCAATGGCCAGGTGAACAAATTGGAATGTTGGACTTTTAGAGCATGTTGAAGAAGAGATCTGATAGAGTACCAAAGGAACATCCCCAAgttatggaattttcttttccagctAATTGTCAAAACCAATACACTATGTTTGGGAAATGAACTTTCCTCTCCATTAGAAAATCGCACATCCTTGACATCATCATTACTTACGTTTAGATAACTGTTCAAAGGATACAAAATGCAACTAGTCTTAAAAATAGCAAGGAGCATATGGCTTCGCTTGGTTGCTCATCCACTCAATCAAGAAAGATCCATCAGACCTCTCATTGACAAAGAGCTTGAACTTCTAGTCCCCAGAATGCTGCTCAGGCCAGCCTATTTAGGACAGACCTTGGGCAGTTTTGGATGAGGAGTTCAAGGAGAACAGGACGTTCCTCAAATAATTACCAAGGCTTGGGATAGACCACACTGTTGGTTTTAGGCCACCCAGTTTCTCTCCAAACAAATCACACGTCAAAAGCTCTTGCAGACTGTAGTCTTGATATGCTTCTTCTTTTAATAACCATGACAAGAAGCATATAATCTGAGTTATATCGTAGCCAGTATGCACCTCAGACAGGGTAATCTCATTAGGAATGATCACATGACACCGAAATGGGTACCGTCTAGGAGGTTTTCAGAAATCCCCCGATTGCCACAAGAGCCAATTGCAGCATAAATGGCGACATTGTCAACATTACCGCGCAAAAGCTTAATCCTCAAGGAACAACACCATCTGACCGACAGCTTCATCTCAGGATTGTCAAAACATTAACCAGGACAATCCAAGGAATTCGAGAACGGGTCCAAAGTTCATCTTTTTACACAGGAAATCAAGACAAAAAACAAACCCAAAAAAGGGGAAAGCCCAACAACGAGAATCAATCGCAATCGGCAAAAAATGCGCCGCCCCCGAGCTTCCTTCCGTAAAAGCCGAATAACCCAACCACGAACCCACGAAACGATTACAAACCCATGCATGCACGCAACGAAATCATTCGTCCGGAGCAAAAGAACAAACATTCGacgcccaaaaagaaaaaaggagtcAAGAAATCACCAGAAACAacgaaagagaagaagaaggaggaggagagaactCACTAATTCGCCGCCGCGAGCTCCGACGAAGGCCTGCGCAGACGAGAGCCGCGCACCAATCTCTCCGTCGCGGACAAGGTCATCGGCGACATCAACACGCAACGCGGAAGGCCAGACGGGGCGTACGTATATATATGCACGGAGACGTAGGCATACgtcagagagagaaagggagatggAGATacagagagacggagagagacagacagagacaGACAGACGGGTGGCGAAGGAGGTGGTGGAGAAGATGCATCCCCCCGGGGGGGTGGTCACGTGCGGCGCACGTGCGGGGGCCCGGTCCGCGTGCCCGTCGCCGAACGAGGGCCGTCCATTTCGGAGACTCCGAGGCGGGGACCGCGGACTTACCGAGGGGCCCGGTTGGGTCGGCCGACGTGTCGGCGCGCCGTTGGCGGGGCCCGACGAGGCGGGATGCGTCGAGATGTAGAGGAACAATCGATGCGCATCGCTTGTCTTCTAACTTGTCGACGTGCGTTGGAGCTGGCCACCTGCTCTTGTCGCGGGGCGTTGACTTTTCTTTGCGTTTTTTGGATGAGGGCGGGCACTCTTCCGACATCTGTAAAATgggattttttgttttcatttttaataaaaccTCAAATTGCATCCATTGTGACACAAAGAGCCaagtatataattttaaatttgcacATCATAACataaatatctcattttttttttgtgtaaaaaaagcccacaaaatatattttgaatgaaAGAAGGAGGAGATATGGAGAGAACGAAGATAGAAGGAaagatgtttttctttttattcactTCAATGATGTAAATGTACAATTCCTCTTGTAGATATAATACAAAGAGTGCACAAATAAtggaaataaatgattttacgTATCAATCTATGTACACAAAGTTAATCTTCCAATTACATCACTAATCAAATCAGATCTTCGATTGAATAATTTGCGAGATtccgcatatcttccaacattgAATAAAAGATATATAAGTGTAGTAGAGGGTATATATATGATACATAtaaaagtttggattttttttctcgACATAAAAAAATCAGGGACATTTATATTATAGTgaacaagtttaagatttttagtaacacaaaaaaagtttaggataattATATCATAATAGACATAAGTTGAGATTTTTGGCGGtatttggtcaaagaaaattaGGCGTTGAGCCACTTTCAAGTCCTCTTTAATTTTGTCTTTACGTGAATTTCCTGATGTCTTGATCTCTTCAATTTCGTCTCTACGTGAATTTTCTATTGTCTTGGTCCATTGAAATTTGAACCTCTATGGGAGTTTTTCTCGGTTTCGTGGAAAAGATGACTTACATCGTGAGGAAATATGAAAAGCCTGTTGGTCCGACGGAAAGCAAAAGGAGTTTGTGATAAAGACAGTACGAGTGCGATCCAGATAGGAAAAACTATAAAGACACTTAGGAGTTTGTTACTTCAGAATAAAATATGTATATAAAAGTAAAAGTGCCATGATGCTCCTTGAAACCTTAACTGagcaaaaagcaaaaggccAAGTAGGACCAATAGAatctaacaattttttttttaagaaaaaaaaaacgaagtaGGACCAACAGGGACGAAATGATGTGATTTCCTCAATCGCATCAGTTTGCAAATTTTGCACCTATTGATACGTTTTTATTATATCTATATAGATATATTATTAAGAGTGAAAGCAGTTCATGTTTGGTtattctttaaacaaaattttaattttaggccaaatcctaattttgctttgattttatttttgtccaaaaaaatctcaacatGAGGTTCAGTCCcatttgttatgaattttttttttcttgaaaaatttaaattttaggttTAATCTCTAATttgtcccaaactttttttttatctagaaaAATTAACAACTTTAATTGTAGCCCAAATTCTGCCTTGaaccctcccccttttttttttcctaaaacaaattaccaatgttcaatttagtttcaaGACTGTACCCATTAACTCTTCATCCAAAATTGCCGTTTGTTATGTAACGTGACGTTTTCATGTCAGCAAtaaattcacatcaataaagtgacatgaaaaattatatttaaaatgaaactaTTTTTGATATGAAAATCAAGGATGACGGATGATACTTTTTTGAACGGATGGCTAAGGGCAGATTTAGGATTAGAGTtaaagtttatatttttttaaaaaaaaaaattcaggacaAATTTAAGACTTGATCTAAAGTTGGCTTTTTTAGGAAAACAAGTTGTTGTGAAAATGGGACTAGAGCTAAAGTCGAGCGTTGGAAAAAACACAAAGAGTAAatattatctcaaataaggatttgaaatgGTCAAGGTAGTGTTAGATAAGAACTAAACTCGTTGGTTGGACAAATCTTTGTTGGCTGACTGTTTCCATGGAGTAGAACAGGCATAATTTcgtccaaaaagaaaatagaatgaaAAATGGATAATATACTTAAATTGAATTGGGATTaagtttttctttcaaattttcatgtttcttcttcctctctcatTGCTCAATCAAATCGCCCTCAATCACTACTCGATGCTCCTCACTCGATCGTCGGTGCTCCTCACCTATGTGAAGACCGACACGGGACCACATACAcgagtgtccgacacgacacgacacgtcgacacgtcattctAAAAACAGAGACCCGACACGTCatggacacgttgtatattaaataaatatttttattttcaattaatttaattcaaattcataaataattaattaattaaaaaagagcctTATAATAAATACACtgataatattaataaatcaattcattaaaattcaaaaatatatttatagttAATGCGAAACATGtttttacctttaacaaaaattattgatgaaactaataattaataaaaaaattagaatcaatttatttaaataaatccataattttctataataatcaaaatttatcattattcaaagttcaatacttttattttttgaaattatttgttaatctcattttatttgattttcccATTAAAAAACAAATCCCCAAAATCCAGCCCTTTTTTCCTCCGTCCATTTCCCTccaccccaaatttattttacattttttcccTCCTGACAGACAGGTTGTCAACCTGTCACTTCCTCCCCCAAAACTCAAAAGCCACGCCACTTCCTTCGTCCACTTCCTCCAtcgtccccttttttttttattactttttattccCTCATAAAAACCCTAGCAaacttttcctcctctttctcgGCGaacttctcctcctccttctcgccGCTCACCgcacgccgccgccgcacgatccccttcctctctcttcctctcgatctttctcctcctcctcctcaccgcACGACCACCTTCCTCTctgcacgacccccttcctcttgatccttctcctcctcctcctcctcctcgtcgccgATCCATCGCAACAGTAGTGGCGGCTGCTCTCTCTCGCCGTCACAGTGGTCCGTTGCGCGGCTTCGTCTCGCCGTCGCTCGCGGcctcttcttctccctcgcCTCCCTGGCCTCCACCCTCCGTTAGGCTtccggacacgcgtgtcgacgCGTGTCGAAAatgttgaccgcgtgtcgaaaatcggacacgcggtcaacgcgtgtccgaccgtgtccgagcgtgtcgacgtgtccgacacgctccgacacgtgtcggacgacacggaagcacggcgtgtccgtgcttcatagctCCTCACTCGGTCCTCAGTGCCCCCTCACTAATATATTCCTGGAGAACATAATGCTGGATCTGATTCGGATATTCCCATTAACTTGGAGAGGCATTTCCAAAAAGGGATCCATGTAGCCTTGCAAGTGTTGGCTGGTTTGCCTCATTTGTGGGCCCAGCCAAttgataaaacaaaagaaaaaaagagtcaaagacaaaaagaacaaaagaaagttgGGTGCTTCATTCGTGTGGGTGGAGCTCGAAagtggagaagaaaaggagaaaatagaaTTCTCGAGAGAGAGTGAATGAGACGAATAAAAAAGGGATGAAAATTTGTGGTCTCAATTCAAGGCCCAAACATTGACAAAATTGACTTAAATTTGAGTACGTTGTTCATAAAACTAAGGGTAACAAGTTGATTGGTTTCATTTGTTGAGACTCCCTCTGAATTCTCTCATTGAAGTTGGGGTTTTATTACTCTAAATTTATTAATTCGATTTTGTGGTGAGAAAATATTATTGTATTATTGATGTTGAACCGTTAGTGTATAACTAAAAAAACTACTTTGTGTATCCTattatttttagtgattaattaaaatttctggatgatttatgatttttcctgCATTGAGTTTTCATGTTAAATCCTTGCTATTTTTGTTGgcgttattttcttttcaatttggcGTGATATTTGCTTATACTGAGATTGCATTGGCTAGTTGTCGATGGAGTTAATTTCATCtcggttggtttagttttaggGGAGAAATTGATCATAGATTGGGTTTTGGCGAATTGTTGATAGGGTTCTCCCCAACAAAGTGATATCAAAGCTAAGGTTGAAATTCTAGtgtcaaatgaaagaaattagTTGCACAATGTTTATGTTAAATGTCTTGAATTACTCTAATTGGAAGTCGCGGTTGGAAGACATGCTATATTTCAAAGATTTGTTTGATTCCGTTGAGGGTGATGAGGTTAAATGAGATAATGAAGACAAAAAACATGAGTGAATGAATTGGACAATGATTGAGTTTATTCAACAATAAATTGATGATAGTGTATTTTTATCATGTTGCTTAAGAAATGAAAGTGGATATTTTGTGGAAGAGATTACGAGATTTCTATGAGAGGGGAACTCCACAAAATAAAGCTTCACTAGTAAAAATAGTTATGAATTTGAGATACAAATAAGGGAGTAGCATGTCGGAACActtgaataaattttaatattttgtaaatcaattgaTAAATAAGAAATTGACCTTGGTGATGAATTGCAATTATGTTTATTGCTTGATATTCTTCTTGATAGTTGGTATGCTTTGGTTGTGGCATTAAATAATTTGGCTCATTTCAATGTGCTTTATACGAACATGGTTAAAGAAAGCTTGTTCaatgaagaaataagaaaaaaaatgctagAATTATGCTTCCAAATCGAAGGCTCTTGTGCTAGAAAATAGGGCAAAAAGTCAATCAAGAGAAAATTCAGAGTGATATAACAGGGGCAAGTCAAGAGGAATGTTGAAATTAAGGCCAATGAGGAGTGAAGTGTTATAATTATGGTAAGATGAGACATTATGCCAAAGAGTGTTAGGATGGAAAATAATGGTGCTTCTAAGGTTACTAGCATGGGGAAAGTAAAAGTAGGAAAACCAAGTTCTATGCCCCTTTCAATTGGTTCAATTCAATTATGTGGACCCcaaaaaaatgttcaaatatTTAGTTGGCAATCTTAGAAGCAACATCAAGGAAGTAAGGCGACTAGTGAAATTGACAATCTTG
This genomic stretch from Eucalyptus grandis isolate ANBG69807.140 chromosome 3, ASM1654582v1, whole genome shotgun sequence harbors:
- the LOC104436815 gene encoding uncharacterized protein LOC104436815, which encodes MILQRMAARPHRPTSRRTPPKILFLLLLIIVPICLLGVFTYGQKISYFLRPLWDKPPASFQHIPHYYAENVSMEHLCRLHGWSILPQPRQVYDAVIFSNELDTLEIRWRELYPYVTKFVILESNTTFTGIPKPLFFASNRARYAFAEGKIAHDTFPGRVANRGSHEDPFKLESEQRVAMNGLLRRSGISYGDLLIMSDTDEIPSPHTLKLLKWCDGIPPVMHLELRHYMYSFEFPVDYSSWRATAHIYGPKTLYRHSRQTNLLLSDAGWHCSFCFRSIREFIFKMTAYSHADRVRRKDYMSYPRIQKIICQGDDLFDMLPEEYTFKELIKKLGSITRSASAVHLPAYVIANAEKFKFLLPGGCVRSQD